In the Haloferula helveola genome, one interval contains:
- a CDS encoding peroxiredoxin family protein, which translates to MSRLLIAFLCPGLLLAEPEAIEPGHSHQGESFNEGPRQASGLIGGTGEVTLPIRTQWDQGQAYFDQGLGQLHGFWYYEAERSFRQLAAKDPDCAMAYWGMAMANWENEERAKGFINKAVELVEHASPHGQAYIRAQANYLDGKPDDDKKRRQELLNDLESLVHDYPDDIEAKAFLACRIWQFSYKGAILPIHSHEAVDALLQQVLAKAPLHPSHHYRIHLWDKRKAERAIDSAAKLGFTAPEIAHMWHMPGHIYSKLQRFEDAAWHQQASARVDHAHMHEQRLLPDQIFNYAHNNEWLARNWVNLGNGPAALEMAKSLLANPRHPKLNSMDGKAHSYRFGRMRLIEILEKFELWEDALELSRGEWLEPLEVPEHEIPRLRLIGLAHFHLGDEPALGETLAQLDDLSARAENDHEKAQAEANAKAEEEKKKPEEIEKLVKEAGKQPGQQINRIKKVREELEGCMAELDGDTEAALKALAKSGRPKHATALRHLVLGENEKADELSKAAVSGDKREALPLAARAEVLHALGRPEELRECFERLRDVSSQIDPEAPPFARMAPIAKALGFPADWTRPYEAPADFGERPDIDTLGPIHWEPPVAPSFTLPDESGLPVSLESHRGKPLILIFYLGHGCLHCSEQLNAVADRIADFKDAGLPVLAVSTDTIVELSKSQANYSEDGGSFPFPLIADPSLTSFRAYGTHDDFEGKALHGTFLLDPKGRILWSDIAADPFMDLDFLIKESHRLLRLHAD; encoded by the coding sequence ATGTCCCGCCTCCTGATTGCATTCCTCTGCCCCGGCCTGCTCCTCGCGGAACCGGAGGCAATCGAGCCCGGCCACTCGCACCAAGGTGAGTCCTTCAACGAAGGCCCGCGTCAGGCATCCGGGTTGATCGGAGGGACCGGCGAGGTGACCCTGCCGATCCGTACCCAGTGGGACCAAGGCCAAGCCTACTTCGACCAAGGGCTCGGGCAGCTTCACGGATTCTGGTACTACGAGGCCGAGCGGTCGTTCCGCCAACTCGCCGCGAAAGACCCGGACTGCGCGATGGCCTACTGGGGCATGGCGATGGCCAACTGGGAGAACGAGGAACGCGCCAAGGGATTCATCAACAAGGCGGTCGAGTTGGTGGAGCACGCCAGCCCGCACGGCCAGGCCTACATCCGGGCGCAGGCGAACTACCTCGATGGCAAACCGGACGACGACAAGAAGCGGCGTCAGGAATTGCTCAATGACCTCGAGTCACTCGTCCACGACTACCCGGATGACATCGAGGCCAAGGCATTCCTCGCCTGCAGGATCTGGCAGTTTTCCTACAAGGGAGCCATCCTTCCGATCCACAGCCACGAGGCGGTCGACGCGCTGCTCCAGCAGGTGCTTGCGAAGGCCCCGCTGCATCCGTCGCACCACTACCGCATCCATCTCTGGGACAAGCGGAAGGCGGAACGCGCGATCGACTCGGCGGCCAAGCTCGGCTTCACCGCGCCCGAGATCGCCCACATGTGGCACATGCCGGGACACATCTACTCGAAGCTCCAGCGCTTCGAGGACGCGGCCTGGCACCAGCAGGCATCGGCGCGGGTCGACCACGCCCACATGCACGAGCAGCGGCTGCTGCCCGACCAGATCTTCAACTACGCCCACAACAACGAGTGGCTGGCGCGGAACTGGGTGAACCTCGGCAACGGACCGGCCGCCCTCGAGATGGCGAAGTCGCTACTGGCCAATCCACGCCACCCGAAACTCAACTCGATGGATGGCAAGGCGCACTCGTACCGCTTCGGCCGGATGCGCCTGATCGAGATTCTCGAGAAGTTCGAGCTATGGGAAGACGCACTCGAACTCTCCCGCGGCGAGTGGCTGGAACCGCTCGAAGTCCCGGAGCACGAGATCCCCCGGCTACGGCTCATCGGCCTCGCGCATTTCCATCTCGGCGACGAACCGGCACTCGGCGAAACCTTGGCGCAGCTCGACGACCTCTCGGCCCGCGCCGAGAACGACCACGAAAAGGCTCAGGCCGAAGCCAACGCCAAAGCGGAGGAGGAAAAGAAGAAGCCCGAGGAAATCGAAAAGCTCGTCAAGGAAGCCGGCAAGCAGCCGGGCCAGCAGATCAACCGGATCAAGAAGGTGCGCGAGGAACTCGAAGGCTGCATGGCGGAGCTCGACGGCGACACCGAAGCCGCGCTCAAGGCCTTGGCGAAGTCCGGCCGACCGAAACATGCAACCGCCCTCCGCCACCTCGTGCTGGGCGAAAACGAGAAGGCCGACGAGCTGAGCAAGGCCGCGGTGTCGGGCGACAAGCGCGAAGCCCTGCCGCTGGCGGCACGCGCCGAAGTGCTGCATGCCCTCGGGCGCCCGGAGGAGTTGCGCGAATGCTTCGAGCGCCTTCGCGACGTGTCGTCGCAGATCGATCCCGAGGCACCGCCATTCGCCCGGATGGCACCGATCGCGAAAGCACTCGGATTCCCTGCCGACTGGACACGTCCCTACGAAGCTCCCGCCGACTTCGGCGAGCGCCCCGACATCGACACGCTCGGCCCGATCCACTGGGAGCCGCCCGTCGCTCCGTCCTTCACGTTGCCCGACGAGAGCGGCCTGCCGGTCAGCCTCGAAAGCCATCGCGGCAAACCGCTGATCCTCATCTTCTACCTCGGCCACGGATGCCTCCATTGCTCGGAACAGCTCAATGCCGTCGCGGACCGGATCGCCGACTTCAAGGACGCCGGCCTGCCGGTTCTCGCGGTGAGCACCGACACGATCGTCGAGCTATCCAAGTCCCAAGCCAACTATTCCGAAGACGGCGGGTCCTTCCCCTTCCCGCTCATTGCCGACCCCTCACTCACCAGCTTCCGGGCCTACGGCACCCATGACGACTTCGAAGGCAAGGCGCTCCACGGCACTTTCCTTCTCGATCCGAAGGGCCGCATCCTCTGGTCCGACATCGCCGCCGATCCATTCATGGACCTCGATTTCCTGATCAAGGAGTCGCACCGGCTCCTCCGTCTCCACGCCGACTGA
- a CDS encoding permease prefix domain 1-containing protein → MNETSHQRIDGFLSRLEGALTGPASRSRDIVNEVKADLDDHIERFRANGLSEDEAVDRALEEMGNPYELAHQVGREVPPFGGEWLTVIRYLAAGGLAIWLLVLMWTFRAWSYGTDGVRAVFCVVCLHAPVILLLWPRIIWRRNWLFGVIPAGAAFLAALVLGAGGTTHSSEPVPLPQPGDPAVELASTPESGLPLAGIILFTTAAILTAVLLLAIQQRVQRRRVFLLLVGGILLVEIPFEIEEFLFRKDRELVREHIAGVVDRTGSFPNTDELRNDGPELHAKGVSVYSTEDDFSLFWNRPLSSGFAICFSAKDNRVWIQD, encoded by the coding sequence ATGAATGAGACGAGCCATCAACGCATCGACGGATTTCTGTCCCGACTCGAAGGCGCGCTCACCGGGCCCGCTTCACGGTCGCGCGACATCGTGAACGAGGTGAAGGCGGATCTCGATGACCACATCGAGCGGTTCCGCGCGAACGGGCTTTCCGAGGACGAGGCGGTGGACCGCGCGCTGGAGGAGATGGGAAACCCCTACGAGCTGGCGCATCAGGTTGGGCGTGAGGTTCCTCCGTTCGGCGGCGAGTGGCTCACCGTGATCCGCTACCTGGCGGCGGGCGGCCTGGCGATCTGGCTGCTCGTCCTGATGTGGACCTTCCGGGCTTGGTCATATGGAACCGACGGCGTGCGGGCCGTGTTCTGTGTCGTTTGTCTTCACGCGCCCGTGATCCTCCTGCTGTGGCCGCGAATCATCTGGCGCCGGAACTGGCTCTTCGGAGTGATTCCCGCCGGCGCTGCGTTTTTGGCGGCGCTCGTTCTGGGCGCCGGCGGAACGACCCACAGCTCGGAACCCGTCCCGCTTCCCCAGCCGGGCGATCCGGCTGTCGAACTCGCTTCGACCCCGGAGAGCGGTTTGCCCTTGGCCGGGATCATCCTCTTCACCACTGCCGCCATCCTCACCGCGGTGCTGTTGCTTGCGATCCAACAGCGGGTTCAAAGGCGGCGGGTGTTCCTGCTGCTGGTGGGCGGAATCCTGCTTGTCGAGATTCCCTTCGAGATCGAGGAGTTCCTCTTCAGAAAAGATCGTGAACTCGTCCGCGAGCACATCGCCGGCGTGGTCGATCGGACGGGCAGCTTTCCCAACACCGACGAACTTCGCAATGACGGCCCGGAGCTGCATGCCAAGGGCGTCTCGGTCTATAGCACCGAAGACGACTTCTCCCTGTTCTGGAACCGACCGCTCAGCTCGGGATTCGCGATCTGCTTTTCCGCCAAGGACAACCGCGTCTGGATCCAGGACTAG
- a CDS encoding PEP-CTERM sorting domain-containing protein, whose amino-acid sequence MPVTEAATVRLVAAIPETRIAISSTAGGGTARTDRTAPNQYEAAGQTIPSAALDGDELDIKTLYLTVSAGGAIPATGIHELEIWIGEWSSATNTAGTELMRESFDVAGIHFIDDGIYAFDFTTVFSFSADTDYAMQLWWTTDDASHSISWARDNGGNSIEGGFLSLKDSGLSLPFDAAPQEVNDLFFAFETVPEPSAVLLAGLGIGLLASRRRR is encoded by the coding sequence TTGCCCGTTACCGAAGCCGCTACGGTTCGCCTCGTCGCAGCGATTCCCGAAACGAGGATTGCGATCTCAAGCACCGCCGGAGGCGGTACTGCCCGCACCGACAGGACGGCTCCGAATCAGTATGAGGCAGCGGGCCAGACCATCCCGAGTGCCGCCCTCGACGGCGACGAACTCGATATCAAGACGCTCTACCTGACGGTGTCTGCGGGAGGTGCGATCCCGGCGACCGGAATCCACGAACTCGAAATCTGGATCGGCGAGTGGTCCTCGGCTACCAACACCGCGGGAACCGAACTGATGCGCGAGTCCTTTGATGTGGCTGGGATCCATTTCATCGACGACGGCATCTACGCCTTCGACTTCACCACGGTGTTCAGTTTTTCGGCCGACACGGATTACGCGATGCAGCTCTGGTGGACCACGGATGATGCGAGTCACTCGATAAGCTGGGCCCGGGACAATGGCGGCAACAGTATCGAAGGAGGATTCCTTTCGTTGAAGGACAGCGGACTCTCGCTGCCATTCGATGCGGCTCCGCAGGAGGTCAACGACCTCTTCTTTGCCTTCGAAACGGTCCCCGAACCGTCTGCCGTTTTGCTTGCGGGATTGGGCATCGGGCTGCTCGCGAGCCGCCGACGGAGATGA
- a CDS encoding sulfatase-like hydrolase/transferase, whose protein sequence is MSLFSRLGPALKSLLAVVLASVTTLITTAASERPNILWLSAEDISPHFGCYGDPHAVTPNVDALADQGTRFTHVFTAAGVCAPCRSSIITGMYQNSVGTHHMRCNARMPEWLKPFPIYLREAGYYCTNNSKTDYQFKKPSTGEIWDENGGKAGWQNRPDGLPFFAVYNFTGCHESGIASKSKYESVTSKLKPEERQDAAKLTTLPPYYPDTPVVREDWKRNYELITAFDRWVGEHLQRLRDAGLEDDTIVMIWSDHGVGLPRAKRWLYDSGTRIPFVVRIPERFRVGGQGEPGTTSDALVNSTDFGPTVLNLAGLPVPDHMHGRAFLGSKLTPPREYVFGARDRMDERYDIIRAVRDRRYRYIRNFEATKPYYQYMNTPEKGATMQEIRRLEKSGELPPAAALFTARSKPAEELYDLEKDPHEINNLAMDPGYGEIRKRMLSAMTAWQEKVGDMGLMPESEIERLVRTTDSTYEVLPRDADALKQMTRAAVLASTGPEVFPELLKLAESPNPTLRYWVATGIGNFAEEAGENEVSVARRMIADKTPAVRIAAARALCRSGEVEAGLPVLVKELGSDNPWARLEAAIVLDELDEAARPALPALQKALKDQPNKYIVRVANKAVNDLLGTDHQVP, encoded by the coding sequence ATGTCCTTGTTTTCCCGCTTGGGTCCCGCGCTCAAGAGCTTGCTCGCGGTCGTGTTGGCTTCGGTCACCACGCTGATAACCACGGCTGCCTCGGAGCGGCCGAACATCCTCTGGCTGTCGGCCGAGGACATCTCACCGCACTTCGGATGCTACGGAGACCCGCACGCCGTCACACCGAATGTCGATGCGCTGGCGGATCAGGGAACGCGTTTCACGCACGTGTTCACCGCGGCGGGAGTGTGCGCGCCATGCCGCAGTTCGATCATCACCGGCATGTATCAGAACAGCGTCGGCACGCACCACATGCGCTGCAACGCCCGCATGCCAGAATGGCTCAAGCCGTTTCCCATCTATCTGCGCGAAGCCGGATACTACTGCACGAACAACAGCAAGACCGACTACCAGTTCAAGAAGCCTTCGACCGGGGAAATCTGGGATGAAAACGGTGGCAAGGCCGGCTGGCAGAACCGCCCGGACGGTTTGCCGTTCTTCGCGGTGTACAATTTCACCGGCTGCCACGAGAGCGGGATCGCCAGCAAATCGAAGTATGAAAGTGTGACGTCCAAGCTGAAGCCGGAGGAACGGCAGGACGCGGCCAAGCTCACCACCTTGCCACCGTACTATCCGGACACACCGGTGGTTCGGGAGGATTGGAAGCGGAACTACGAGTTGATCACCGCGTTCGACCGGTGGGTCGGAGAGCACTTGCAGCGATTGCGGGACGCCGGGCTGGAGGATGACACCATCGTGATGATCTGGTCCGACCACGGCGTCGGGCTGCCTCGGGCCAAGCGCTGGCTCTACGATTCGGGCACCCGGATCCCGTTCGTTGTGCGAATCCCGGAAAGGTTCCGGGTCGGCGGACAAGGCGAGCCGGGAACCACGAGCGATGCTCTCGTGAACTCGACCGACTTCGGACCGACGGTGCTGAACCTCGCCGGACTACCGGTGCCGGATCACATGCATGGCAGGGCGTTTCTCGGATCGAAGCTAACCCCGCCGCGCGAGTATGTCTTCGGAGCGCGGGACCGGATGGACGAGAGGTACGACATCATCCGGGCGGTGAGGGACAGGCGCTATCGCTACATCCGGAACTTCGAGGCGACCAAGCCCTACTATCAATACATGAACACGCCCGAGAAGGGTGCGACGATGCAGGAGATACGACGCTTGGAGAAATCCGGCGAACTGCCCCCGGCGGCGGCGTTGTTCACGGCCCGGAGCAAGCCGGCGGAGGAGCTGTATGATTTGGAGAAGGATCCGCATGAGATCAACAACCTGGCCATGGACCCCGGGTACGGAGAAATAAGGAAGCGGATGCTGAGCGCCATGACCGCATGGCAGGAGAAGGTCGGAGACATGGGTCTGATGCCTGAATCGGAAATCGAGCGCCTGGTGCGGACAACGGACTCAACCTACGAAGTTCTGCCCCGCGATGCCGATGCATTGAAGCAAATGACCCGGGCCGCGGTGCTGGCATCGACCGGTCCGGAGGTGTTCCCCGAATTGCTCAAACTTGCGGAGTCTCCGAATCCGACCTTGCGCTACTGGGTCGCCACTGGGATCGGGAACTTTGCAGAGGAGGCAGGCGAGAACGAAGTGTCGGTCGCGAGGCGGATGATCGCTGACAAAACTCCGGCGGTGCGGATCGCGGCAGCTCGGGCACTTTGCAGAAGCGGGGAAGTTGAAGCCGGCTTGCCGGTTCTCGTCAAAGAGCTCGGTTCGGACAACCCGTGGGCGCGTCTGGAGGCGGCGATTGTCCTGGACGAGCTGGACGAGGCGGCCCGCCCCGCCCTGCCGGCCCTGCAGAAGGCCCTCAAGGATCAGCCGAACAAGTACATCGTCCGGGTCGCCAACAAAGCGGTGAACGACTTGCTCGGAACCGATCATCAGGTCCCCTGA
- a CDS encoding PadR family transcriptional regulator — MGGSRFSSELVRSSTDLVILALLRDRPMYGYEILVSLSDRGNGEFEFKQGTLYPLLYRLEREDWIRAKWETPASGKKRKVYSVTPEGTKVHEARVAQWHRFTQAVNSLLKDCNHE, encoded by the coding sequence ATGGGTGGGTCGCGATTCTCGTCGGAGCTTGTCCGCAGCAGCACGGATCTGGTGATCCTCGCGCTGTTGCGGGACCGGCCGATGTATGGCTATGAGATCCTCGTGAGCTTGTCGGACCGCGGAAACGGCGAGTTCGAGTTCAAGCAGGGCACGCTTTATCCGCTCCTCTACCGGCTCGAGCGCGAGGACTGGATCCGGGCCAAATGGGAGACTCCCGCCAGCGGCAAAAAGCGGAAGGTCTACTCGGTGACCCCGGAAGGCACGAAGGTTCATGAAGCCCGGGTCGCGCAGTGGCACCGCTTCACCCAAGCCGTCAATTCCCTCCTCAAAGACTGCAACCATGAATGA